The nucleotide window AAACGACTTTTACGAACGTGTCTTTAACATTATCAATGAACGTCTGATACCTTATATGGTGCTGCATCATGGAAGGGATGGTCTTGACTATGTCTGCTTTACAAGCGGCCTTAGGAAAGCATTGGAAAATGCAAATGAAGTATGCTATAACATAAAGAGCATTGCTGAATTGCTGGGTTGGGAATATAAAACTGTCAGAATACCAGAATCCACAAAGGTCATGGTTGTTAGGTTTGATAAGTTTTTAAATTTCCTATATCCTAATTTAAGTGAAAAGGAGGCCAATCAATAATGTAACTTGTGATGTAACTTTTGCAAAAAAATGTAACCTGAGACCCCAAGTTACTTCAGTGAAAAAATTCCAAGGATTATCAGCTCTTAATTTTTAGATTAAAGCTATTTGAATTCATTTTATTTTTTCATATTTTGAAGTAACTTGACCCTCCAGGTGAGGGGCATATGGTAGTGAAAAGTAGTTGGGATTGTTAGGTTACAAAGTTACAAAGTTACTATATTTTGATAAGTTACTAGGTTACTAAGTTACTTTAGAATAACGAGCTGATAAAAATGTTTAGATGTGATTGTTATCCGAATCATGAAATATGTAAAAACAAAAACACCTGTGAATTCTGGATACCATTAAATCAAAAACTCAAACAATTAAATCAACAAATATCATATGAGTTGAAAATATTAGAAAGCCTAAATCAAAGAAAAAGAGACTACTTCAGAATACTATCTGAAATTCAACGGGGAAGATATACTGAAATAGTAGCTATTGACAGAAGATTAAAAAGAGTGCCAAAAAAGAATGCAAGAGGAGAATCAATATTAAAACCAGAAGATGTGCAGGTGGGATTAAATTTTAATGTCATATCTAAAGAGATAACTGACACAGAAACAATAATTCATGAATTAAGAATTAGAGAAAACAATATCTTAAAAATATTAAAAAAACGAGCTAATATACCCGAACAATATAATAATTACATTAAATGATGTACTTAGTTTAAAGTACATCTTTATACATTTTAATTTTATCTATCAATTCAATAAACCTTTTATCAATAAATGTAATGCTTGGTTGTATTTTTACTTCACTAAATTCATTATATTTCATTACACAAACTTCACCTTCAATATCAACTTCATTTATTAAACTTTTTAGAAATTCATAATAGTCTAAATGAAGGTCTAGTTCATATTTTAATATTTTACCTGCTAATTCTAACAGATAAGAATTCATATTCTCCATGTGTTTATAAATATCAATTAAGTCATCCGATTCTTGAAATTCAGCATCATTTTTTAATTTTCTAATATTTAAATAATCTTTTTTAATATAAAATTTAGCTTCAAGAGGTTTTAAAAAACCACTTCTAGTAGCTTTTATTGTGAAATCGGGAATTTTAGAGTGACGTACTTCATTTTGTAATTCATAAATTATCCTATAAGATAAATGTTCATAATGTAAGTTATTTCGCAATTCATTGAATTCATCAACTAATTTTTTTTCATAATCTCTTTTCACATTAACCTCATATTGGTTTAAAAACAAAGTAACGGATGATAGGTAATCGTTAAGTAGTTTAAAAAAATTAAAAATGATTTCATTAATATTTACAGATAGGGGATAATAATTTATGTTATCATTATATGCTTTTTCAAAATTTTTTAATTCAATATAGCTATAATCAACCATTCTAAAAAAGTATAATTTAACATTTAACTTTTGCATAAAAACAGAAGCCTTATTAAACTTATCATATTCATCAACAGAAAGTTTTCTGATGAGTTTAAAATTGTTTTCGTCATGAAGAACATTTAAATAATAATCATCACTCATAAATAACCATTGAACTTTATAAATTATATGATTTATTATATTCTATAACATTATGTAGAATACCATTTATCCACATTAACTCTTTGTGATTGTTTTTCTCCAACTATTTTTTCATAACCCCCTGTAAATGCCACCACACAGTCATCATGAATAGCTTCATTGGGATAAGCTGTAATTTTTTCTAAAAATTCCATGGCCCATTTTTTCGTAAACCCTGTTCTATCCCTCCCAACTAGGAAAATTCCATTCTTCTGAATATCGGCTGAAACTCTTCTTGCCCTATCAATTTTGTTTTCTCTTGAGTTACCAGCACCTGTAGTGAACCCTCTTCTGTTTAACTCATCAATTATTAATAATCCGAAGTTTTTACCTGTGCTTCCATCGAGTTCTATGTACTGTACATCTGACTTGTCACGTGCAGCAGTATTCAGTATTTCATTGATTAAGTTTCTTGACTCAAGTTGAAATTCATATGAGTCCAGGATGTAAATATTTCCAGATAGATCTTTAGCTAGTAGAACTCCTGCAGTATAATCTGGATCACTACCTTTCAATTTATCATCAGTCAATACTTCAGTAGCTGCAAGATCCCAATATCGGATAATCTTAATTATTGGAATCTTCATGTATTCATCATGAGAAATCAAATGGAAGTCTGATTCATCGAATAGCTGACCTTTAACTGAAGCATACCAGTTACCATTCATTAACTGTTCTCTTGTTACTCGATCCAATCCCATAAGATATTCTTCATAGTCTTTTCTATCCAAATAAATATTATCCAAATAACTGGAGCTAATGAATCTGATTTGTGATTTATCCTGAATGTCAGTGTCTATTTTTTCTATGAATCTTTCACGCACCCATTTGTTTCCACGCTTACCAGGATTACTAGAGCACATTAACTGTGTTGGGAGTTTATTGTCTTTAGTTTTCCTTACCCTTGACCTCATATAAATATATTTGAATCTTTCAAGTTGTGTCAGCTCATCAATACCAATGAATTGATATTCAGAACCTTGATAAGTATCCAAGTCGTTAATGTTTCTTAGATATCCAAATGTTAATGAATTGTCGTTTGGGAATGTCCATGAATGTTCTGTTCCATCCCACTTTGGCCTAATAGATGGGTCTCTTTGAATTTCCTTTCTGTTAAGCCATTGACTAGCTTTGTGAATCAATGCACCTTTACGCTTCAGGTCAGATAATGTTCTTCTCAAGATTAACGCATGGTATTCATTGGCATCATCCTGAACATAAAACAAAGCTCTCATTAACAGACTGGTGGATTTACTTCCACCTGCAGCTCCACCAATCAGTACTTCCTTTTCAGTTGCCAATATCATTTCAGCCTGTTTTGGAAATGGAGAGAATGGAATATATGGATTCTCATATACACACTTCTGAAGAATAGCTTTATCTCGAGCATCTAAATAGAATTCACCTTTTTCATTGTACATTGTTATCATCTATTTGCTTTGCGAGGATTTCTATTTCATTCATTATATCTTTTTGTGAGATTTCAAT belongs to uncultured Methanobrevibacter sp. and includes:
- a CDS encoding phage terminase large subunit, whose amino-acid sequence is MYNEKGEFYLDARDKAILQKCVYENPYIPFSPFPKQAEMILATEKEVLIGGAAGGSKSTSLLMRALFYVQDDANEYHALILRRTLSDLKRKGALIHKASQWLNRKEIQRDPSIRPKWDGTEHSWTFPNDNSLTFGYLRNINDLDTYQGSEYQFIGIDELTQLERFKYIYMRSRVRKTKDNKLPTQLMCSSNPGKRGNKWVRERFIEKIDTDIQDKSQIRFISSSYLDNIYLDRKDYEEYLMGLDRVTREQLMNGNWYASVKGQLFDESDFHLISHDEYMKIPIIKIIRYWDLAATEVLTDDKLKGSDPDYTAGVLLAKDLSGNIYILDSYEFQLESRNLINEILNTAARDKSDVQYIELDGSTGKNFGLLIIDELNRRGFTTGAGNSRENKIDRARRVSADIQKNGIFLVGRDRTGFTKKWAMEFLEKITAYPNEAIHDDCVVAFTGGYEKIVGEKQSQRVNVDKWYST